From Lewinellaceae bacterium:
CATTTCCACCCCCCGGCCCCCGCCAGCGGGGGAGATTGTGCTCCAAATTGGCAGTCATCATTTTGCAATCCCTCCTCCCTCAGAGGGGGCTGGGGGGGGGCTATTCCACATCCTTCACCTTCTCCGCCCCCTGCAGGGCATAGATCAGGCGGTTGATGTCGTCGGAGTTGAGTTCCAGCTTGCCGCGGATGGTGATCGCCTCGGCCGTGTATTCGATGGCTTTGTCGGCGAACACTTCCATGACCGTCTCCGGGCCGGCGCCGCCGCAGAAGAAACACATATTATAGGGATAGGCCGAAAAGATGAACTCCTTGTGGCCTTTGTAGCCTTCCACCGGGATGATGTAGCCCCGGATCGTCACTTCCTTGCCTTCCAGGGCTTTCACCTCTTCGCTGAAAACGGGGACGTCCACCTTGAAGCCCATCATTTCGTTGTACTCCTTCTTGAAGGTGATCTTCGAAAGGGTTTTCCACACTTTGTCCTGGGCCTGGGCGGGCTGCAGGGCGGCGAAACCGAGGAGGGCTGCTATAACAAAAATCGCGTTTTTCATATTTGCTTGAAGGTTTAAATGTCGTTTGTTCTTTTTGCTCACAAAGGTAACGATATGAAAGGGAAAAAGTATTTTAAGGGGATGTTAAAGGCAAGGAAAGGGAGGGTGATCTACTTCAAATGACTGAGAAGCGTATGCGTCCCAACAGAGACAGTATTCACATCGGCCGGATGCTCTATCCCGGACTGCTTCACGTACTTTGGTTTTTATATAACGCCCAGGCATTTCCTGGAAGAGGGGTAAGGCCCAATTGATCCATCAACTCATTCAGCGTTAATTCACGAAGCCCTGCCAGTTCGATCAAAGCCTCTAGCCGTTCACCATCCTTTGCTTCAATATATTCAATAAGGCCTAACAATTCCTGGTGTTCTAAAGAAGTGATCCTTTCCTCATTCAGGTTATCCATCAGTTCTTTGTATCTTTTTGCCTTTTGGGCTTCAACCCCCTGGTTGATCCGCAATAACAGCTCTGCTTCCCTTTTGGACAGGCTCTGGGCTTTCCGGCGCGCCAATAAACGGCTCACCTGCTCCAGGAACTGTTCCAGGTCTGGAGTATCCAGTTGTGAAATACCGGTTAGGATTTCATCCAGGCCTAGTTCGACATTTGATTTCACCTGTACAGTAGGCATGATCTAATTCATTTTAACAAACTTATCCTTTTTTGAGGAATAAAACAACGGGAGTAAAGGCCCATCGGTGTGTCGAAGTCTCCAGACTTCGATGCCATAATGGATTTTTTACTAACTTTCCTACCAAAATCCTCCAGTCATGAAAAGCCAACTATTCTACCCAGTCGTCCTCAGCGCTCTGTTCCTGCACAGCTGCGCTCCCGGTCCAGGCGAAGCCCCAACCGCCCCTGGCCCGGCCTACTTCTCCGTCACCTACAACGCCGAGAACGACAGCCTGCTCGACGGCCGCCTGCTGCTCCTGATCTCCAAAGGCAAGGAAACCGAGCCTCGCTTCCAGATCAGCGACCACCCTACGACTCAACTGGTTTTCGGTATGGATATAAACGGCTGGGCGCCCGGCAAGGCGGCTGTATTCGACAGCGCCGCCTTCGGCTACCCCATCGAAAGCCTGGCCGATGTGCCTGCCGGCGAATACTACGTGCAAGCCCTGCTCCATAAATACGAAACCTTTAATCGCGCCGACGGCCATACCGTCAAATTGCCGATGGACCGCGGCGAGGGGCAGCACTGGAACCGCGCACCCGGCAACTTGTACAGCCAGCCGGAGAAGATCAGCTTCGACCCGCAAAGCCCTGCCGGCATCAGCATAGAACTGGACCAGGTGATCCCGCCCATCACTCCGCCGAAGGACAGCAAATACGTCAAACACATCCGGATACGCAGTGAATTGCTGAGCGATTTCTGGGGCCGCGACATGCACCTGGGCGCCCACGTGCTGCTGCCCGAAGGCTTCGAGGAGCACCCGGAGGCCAAATACCCCCTGGCCATCATGCACGGCCATTTCCCGTCCGACTTCGGCGGCTGGCGCACCGAGCCGCCCGACGCCACCCAGCCCTGCGAGTACAGCGACCGCTTTCAGATGGAATGCTACAACCGCATCGTGCAGCAGGAGGCCTACGATTTCTATAAAATATGGACGGGCCCGGATTTCCCCCGGGTGATCGCCATCGAAATACAGCACGCCAACCCCTACTACGACGACTCCTACGCCGTCAACTCCGCCAACCTGGGCCCCTATGGGGACGCCATTATGACTGAACTCGTCCCGTACATCGAGGAACAATTCCGCGGCATCGGCGAGGGCTGGGCGCGCTTCACCTACGGCGGCTCCACCGGCGGATGGGAAGCCCTGGCCGTGCAGGTGTTCTACCCCGATGCCTTCAACGGATGCTACGCCGCCTGCCCCGACCCCATCGACTTCCGCCACTACGTGACCGTCAACATCTACGAGGATAAAAACGCCTACTGGATCGACGGCGACTTCCGCCGCACGCCCCGCCCCGAACACCGCGACTACCTGGGCCACGTCTCCACCCTGATGATCGACTACAACCAGATGGAGCTGGCCCTGGGAACCAACAGCCGCTCCGGCGACCAGTACGACATCTGGCAGGCCGTCTACGGGCCGGTGGGTGAAGATGGCTATCCCAAACCCATCTGGGATAAATACACCGGCGAGATCGACCACCAGGTGGCGGAGTACTGGAAGGAACACTACGACCTGGCCCACATCATGAAGCGCGACTGGAAAACGCTGGGCCCCAAACTGAAGGGCAAAATCCACATCTACTGCGGCGATATGGACAATTACTACCTCAACAACGCCGTCTACACGACCGAGGAATTCCTGGAAAGCACCGACCCCTACTACGACGGCGAGGTGGACTACGGCGACCGGGCCGAGCACTGCTGGAACGGAGACCACACCCAGCCCAACGGCATTTCCCGCCTGCGCTACCACCGCATGTTCATCCCGAAATGGGCGGAGGAGGTGAAAGGGCGGGCGCCACAGGGGGCTGATTTGGCGGGGTGGAGGTATTGAGTGAGTGAGTGTCTTTTCCACTTAGGCACGACGAAAGAATAAACTGTCCATTCTGGCTTGTCCTTTTTGCGCCATAATTGAACACTTTATTCTTTCCTCGTGCCTTAGAAGTTGACAACATTAGGCCAATACACTATTTTCCTCTCCCCCTTGCCTCGTATCCTTTCCGGCATTATATTACCAATGTTGCAACCCCAGGCGGGAAGGCCCGTTAAACCAATTTTGTTCAGGAGCAGTTATTAAGTTATTAACCCCGCAGTGAGCCAACTGTTGTTATTTGTTGTTATTAACGATCAGAGACTTTCCCCTGATCGTCAGCAGTAACCGATACCGCCCCTTGGCTCCCGGCCGTAAAATAACTGCTTGGGGACACTATTCCGACAGCATCCGTGCCTGCCCCGATACCCACTAAACAGAAGAACCGAGCTATGGAAGAACAAACCCATTCTGCCGCAGAAGAGGAATTACAGGATAAAACCAGCGGCGCCCAGCCCCCCGAGCGCTTCACCGGCATCCGCATCGCCCATGCTAAGGACAGGGCTGCCGGCATACCCAGCGTACTCAAGGCGCTGGGCCACGCCCGGAAATATGTAGCTCCCGGAGACGCCCTCAAAGTGATGTTCCGCCTCAACCAGAAAGGCGGCATCGACTGCCCGGGCTGTGCCTGGCCCGACCCTGAGGACGAGCGTTCCAAACTGGGAG
This genomic window contains:
- a CDS encoding STAS/SEC14 domain-containing protein, whose amino-acid sequence is MPTVQVKSNVELGLDEILTGISQLDTPDLEQFLEQVSRLLARRKAQSLSKREAELLLRINQGVEAQKAKRYKELMDNLNEERITSLEHQELLGLIEYIEAKDGERLEALIELAGLRELTLNELMDQLGLTPLPGNAWALYKNQST